A DNA window from Caulobacter mirabilis contains the following coding sequences:
- a CDS encoding LysR family transcriptional regulator, with protein sequence MLDLRQLRYFVAVAEFENVTRAAEALNVTQSPLSRQMQDLEDRLGLRLFDRIKRRVRLTGDGRRFLVEAKALLEASARCEQAAAALASGQTGPVRVGYVEGAVQTGLIGALLADLQADAPRLRVELRSLKSDAQIRMLRDGGLDLAFTHSAPASGDEELAVRKLVEEPFVIALAESWFPPEHAPSIEDLGRTPFIAPPAETKARWRRDLLEACRSAGFEPDVRIEAEELATVLELVRSRAGAAVVQESASRNGVRGIRFYPLPPAFSLRLQVFAVHRRRMDRTAEPLARWLERADVR encoded by the coding sequence ATGCTGGATCTAAGACAGCTTCGGTACTTCGTCGCCGTGGCCGAGTTCGAAAACGTCACTCGCGCGGCCGAGGCGCTGAACGTCACCCAGTCGCCCTTGAGCCGTCAGATGCAGGACCTTGAGGACCGCCTGGGCCTCAGACTGTTCGACCGCATAAAACGGCGGGTTCGCCTGACGGGCGACGGCCGACGGTTCCTTGTCGAGGCCAAGGCGCTGCTGGAGGCCTCCGCGCGGTGCGAACAGGCGGCGGCGGCGCTGGCCTCCGGCCAGACGGGGCCTGTGCGCGTTGGCTATGTCGAGGGGGCGGTCCAGACCGGGCTGATCGGCGCGTTGTTGGCCGACCTGCAGGCCGACGCCCCGCGGCTGCGGGTCGAGCTTCGCTCGCTGAAGTCCGATGCTCAGATCCGGATGCTCAGAGACGGCGGGCTCGATCTCGCCTTCACCCATTCGGCGCCAGCCTCGGGCGACGAAGAACTCGCCGTGCGAAAGCTGGTCGAGGAGCCGTTTGTCATTGCGCTCGCGGAGAGTTGGTTCCCGCCGGAACATGCCCCCTCCATCGAAGACCTGGGCCGGACCCCCTTCATCGCACCGCCCGCGGAGACCAAGGCCCGCTGGCGACGCGACCTGCTGGAGGCCTGCCGCTCCGCCGGCTTCGAGCCCGATGTCCGCATCGAGGCGGAGGAGCTGGCGACCGTGCTCGAACTCGTCCGCAGCCGCGCGGGAGCGGCCGTCGTTCAGGAATCCGCGTCGCGAAACGGCGTCAGAGGCATCCGCTTCTATCCGCTGCCGCCGGCCTTCTCCCTGCGGCTGCAGGTGTTCGCCGTACATCGCAGACGAATGGATCGAACGGCGGAGCCCCTGGCGCGCTGGCTGGAACGCGCCGACGTCCGATGA
- a CDS encoding DUF6506 family protein: MQVRLMPNHPHRRGVFFGGIAGTLLAMSPVEGRTHMALTKFGFIVTGAGLRPEEHRMTMRSGAFEMIAVGVSGASQGPAVARGLLDEGVQLLELCGGFGPIWTAKVIEAIENRIPVGSVAYGPESIDAMYALFKD; the protein is encoded by the coding sequence GTGCAGGTTCGGCTCATGCCAAATCACCCGCATCGCAGAGGCGTCTTCTTCGGCGGCATCGCCGGAACGCTGCTCGCGATGTCGCCAGTAGAGGGACGAACCCACATGGCTCTGACGAAGTTCGGCTTCATCGTCACCGGCGCCGGCCTCAGGCCGGAGGAGCATCGCATGACGATGCGATCCGGCGCCTTCGAGATGATCGCGGTCGGCGTCTCAGGCGCCTCGCAAGGTCCTGCTGTCGCGCGGGGCCTGCTGGACGAAGGCGTCCAGCTGCTTGAGCTGTGCGGCGGCTTCGGACCGATCTGGACGGCCAAGGTGATCGAGGCGATCGAGAACAGGATCCCCGTGGGATCGGTCGCCTACGGTCCCGAGTCGATCGATGCCATGTACGCGCTGTTCAAAGACTGA
- a CDS encoding acyl-CoA dehydrogenase family protein, whose translation MALALSAADLAFRDEVRRFLDEKLTDDLREAGRLCAGIYCDRPVAQRWLSILNDRGWATPNWPVEYGGTGWSLVQRYVFASELIAADAPPVTPNATGMLGPVLIAFGTDAQKARYLPAIKTGEDWWAQGYSEPGAGSDLAALQCRAARDGDHYVVNGSKIWTSHAQWSNRIFCLVRTSSEGKPQQGISFLLFDMDLPGVSVRPIITLAGDHEVNAVFFDNVRVPIEGLVGREHDGWTVAKHLLTHERGGQWSPRLRKQWSRLARMLAARPDGDPGEIAALRRRLAELAVQLDAQEANEHQILSTLSAGGSPGPASSMLKMQGTELLQKLDELGLVLAGAYAAADQSQALHGLNVQLGVGPVDAITNTSRYLNNRAATIYAGSSEVQRNILAGQLLKG comes from the coding sequence GTGGCCCTGGCGCTGAGCGCGGCCGATCTCGCCTTCCGCGACGAGGTCCGGCGGTTCCTGGACGAGAAGCTGACCGACGACCTGCGCGAGGCGGGCCGGCTGTGCGCCGGCATCTACTGCGACCGGCCGGTGGCGCAGCGCTGGCTGTCGATCCTCAACGACCGCGGCTGGGCGACGCCCAACTGGCCGGTGGAGTACGGCGGAACCGGCTGGAGCCTGGTCCAGCGCTATGTCTTCGCCAGCGAGCTGATCGCCGCCGATGCGCCGCCTGTGACGCCCAACGCCACCGGCATGCTCGGGCCCGTGCTGATCGCCTTCGGGACAGACGCTCAGAAGGCTCGCTACCTGCCCGCCATCAAGACCGGCGAGGACTGGTGGGCCCAGGGTTATTCGGAGCCGGGCGCCGGCTCGGACCTGGCCGCGCTGCAGTGCCGGGCTGCACGGGACGGGGACCATTACGTCGTCAACGGCTCGAAGATCTGGACCAGCCACGCCCAGTGGTCGAACCGCATCTTCTGCCTGGTCCGGACCAGTTCGGAGGGCAAGCCGCAGCAGGGGATAAGCTTCCTGCTGTTCGACATGGACCTGCCCGGGGTCAGTGTCCGGCCGATCATCACCCTGGCCGGGGACCACGAGGTCAACGCCGTCTTCTTCGACAACGTCCGCGTCCCTATCGAAGGACTGGTGGGGCGGGAGCACGACGGCTGGACGGTGGCCAAGCACCTGCTGACCCACGAGCGCGGCGGCCAGTGGTCGCCCCGCCTGCGGAAACAGTGGAGCCGGCTGGCCCGGATGTTGGCCGCCCGCCCCGACGGCGACCCCGGCGAGATCGCCGCCCTGCGCCGCCGCCTGGCCGAGCTGGCCGTCCAGCTCGACGCCCAGGAGGCCAACGAGCACCAGATCCTGTCGACGCTCTCCGCCGGCGGCTCGCCCGGCCCCGCCAGCTCGATGCTGAAGATGCAGGGCACCGAACTGCTGCAGAAGCTGGACGAACTGGGCCTGGTCCTGGCCGGCGCCTACGCCGCCGCGGACCAGTCGCAGGCGCTGCACGGCCTGAACGTCCAGCTGGGCGTCGGCCCGGTCGACGCGATCACCAACACCTCGCGCTACCTGAACAACCGCGCCGCCACCATCTACGCCGGCTCCAGCGAGGTGCAGCGGAACATCCTGGCGGGGCAGCTGCTGAAGGGGTGA
- a CDS encoding enoyl-CoA hydratase/isomerase family protein, with the protein MSDLVLRETRGAAVHLILNRPDKLNSLNVPVFEALDRHVRDLQQAHAGVSVVVLRGAGKCFSAGHDLGDIASGEKLPYPNFQAKVIERLASLPLPVVTAVQGHCYTGALELALAGDIIIAAEAAKFADTHAKWALTPVWGLSQRLPRRVGSAKAREMMFTCRTYSGREAEAMGLANVCVPDAEWEATVDAWANEIAANSPYSHAANKRLMDHTDGLPLPAGLAHEIYRGEGVGPDMRDRIAAFAARKKG; encoded by the coding sequence ATGTCCGATCTGGTCCTGCGCGAGACGCGCGGCGCGGCCGTCCATCTGATCCTGAACCGGCCCGACAAGCTGAACTCGCTGAACGTGCCGGTGTTCGAGGCGCTGGACCGCCATGTCCGCGACCTGCAGCAGGCTCATGCCGGCGTGTCGGTGGTGGTGCTGCGCGGCGCGGGGAAATGCTTCTCGGCCGGCCACGACCTGGGCGACATCGCCAGCGGCGAAAAGCTGCCCTACCCCAACTTCCAGGCCAAGGTGATCGAACGCTTGGCAAGCCTGCCGCTGCCGGTGGTCACGGCGGTGCAGGGCCACTGCTACACCGGCGCGCTCGAGCTGGCCCTGGCCGGCGACATCATCATCGCCGCCGAGGCGGCCAAGTTCGCCGACACCCACGCGAAGTGGGCCTTGACCCCGGTCTGGGGTCTGAGCCAGCGCCTGCCGCGCCGGGTCGGCTCGGCCAAGGCCCGCGAGATGATGTTCACCTGCCGCACCTACTCGGGCCGCGAGGCCGAGGCGATGGGCCTGGCCAACGTCTGCGTGCCGGACGCCGAGTGGGAGGCTACGGTCGACGCCTGGGCGAACGAGATCGCCGCCAACTCGCCCTACAGCCACGCCGCCAACAAGCGGCTGATGGACCACACCGACGGCCTGCCCCTGCCGGCCGGGCTGGCGCACGAGATCTACCGGGGCGAGGGCGTGGGCCCGGACATGCGCGACCGCATCGCCGCCTTCGCCGCCCGCAAGAAGGGCTGA
- a CDS encoding acyclic terpene utilization AtuA family protein, translating into MAKVVRIGGAGGFLGDSSVAAPQLLRGGKLDYMILDYLAEATMSSLGQLRAARPDQGYARDFTDWVWKDNLRELKAQGVKIVTNAGGLNPRACRERMEKLAAEAGLSFRIAVVEGDDLAPRLDELKARGLSEMFTDAPFPDPAKVFSANAYFGAEPIAAALAAGVDMVITGRVVDSALTLGPLIHEFGWSLDDYDRLSAGSLAGHVIECGAQATGGLFTDWEQVPDWAHIGYPVIECHADGSFIVTKPAGTGGLVSPAAVAEQILYEVGDPQGYALPDVVCDFTALKVEQVGEHRVRVSGAKGYPPTDRYKVCVTWGDGFRFIGASPVVGRDAAAKGRRQSEALLERIGEMLRDRNLPPLRDSRIEILGAEASYGANARPQAQAVREVVCRIGAEHEDAAALGLMMREFASPTTSMSVGATGWFGGAPTITPVSRVFSILLPRQEVAATVSIGDQTLTIVPASPPEAFDRTKVVAPPVPADPADEGDLVAVPLIDVAWARSGDKGDAFNVGVIARRPELLSWIRKGLTEAVVQAWFAHEFEGAADPKVLRYELPGLDALNFHCIQALGGGQFSSLRLDPLAKGKAQQLLDIDIQVPRRLVA; encoded by the coding sequence ATGGCCAAGGTGGTGCGTATCGGCGGCGCGGGCGGGTTCCTGGGGGACTCCTCGGTCGCCGCGCCCCAGCTGCTGCGCGGCGGCAAGCTGGACTACATGATCCTGGACTACCTGGCCGAGGCGACCATGTCGTCGCTGGGCCAGCTGCGGGCGGCGCGGCCGGACCAGGGCTACGCCCGCGACTTCACCGACTGGGTCTGGAAGGACAATCTGCGCGAGCTGAAGGCGCAGGGCGTGAAGATCGTCACCAACGCCGGCGGCCTGAACCCTCGCGCCTGCCGGGAGCGGATGGAGAAACTGGCCGCGGAGGCGGGTCTCAGCTTCAGGATCGCCGTGGTCGAAGGCGATGATCTGGCCCCGCGGCTGGACGAGCTGAAGGCTCGCGGCCTGTCGGAGATGTTCACCGACGCCCCCTTCCCCGATCCGGCCAAGGTGTTCAGCGCCAACGCCTACTTCGGCGCCGAGCCGATCGCCGCCGCCCTGGCCGCGGGCGTGGACATGGTCATCACCGGCCGGGTGGTCGACAGCGCCCTGACTCTGGGCCCGCTGATCCATGAGTTCGGCTGGAGCCTGGACGACTACGACCGCCTGTCGGCCGGATCGCTGGCCGGCCACGTCATCGAATGCGGCGCCCAGGCGACCGGCGGCCTGTTCACCGACTGGGAGCAGGTGCCGGACTGGGCCCACATCGGCTATCCGGTGATCGAGTGCCACGCGGACGGCTCGTTCATCGTCACCAAGCCGGCCGGGACCGGCGGCCTGGTCTCGCCCGCCGCCGTCGCCGAGCAGATCCTCTACGAGGTCGGCGATCCCCAGGGCTACGCCCTGCCCGACGTGGTCTGCGACTTCACCGCGCTGAAGGTAGAGCAGGTCGGCGAGCATCGGGTGAGGGTCAGCGGCGCCAAGGGCTATCCGCCGACCGACCGCTACAAGGTCTGCGTCACCTGGGGCGACGGCTTCCGCTTCATCGGGGCCAGTCCGGTGGTCGGCCGCGACGCCGCCGCCAAGGGCCGACGACAGTCGGAGGCGCTGCTGGAGCGGATCGGCGAGATGCTGCGCGACCGCAACCTGCCGCCCCTGCGCGACAGCCGCATCGAGATCCTGGGCGCGGAAGCCAGCTACGGCGCCAACGCCCGGCCGCAGGCCCAGGCCGTCCGCGAGGTGGTCTGCCGCATCGGGGCCGAGCACGAGGACGCCGCCGCCCTGGGCCTGATGATGCGCGAGTTCGCCTCGCCCACCACCTCGATGAGCGTCGGCGCCACCGGCTGGTTCGGCGGCGCGCCGACGATCACCCCGGTGTCGCGGGTGTTCTCGATCCTGCTGCCGCGCCAGGAGGTCGCCGCGACGGTCTCGATCGGCGACCAGACCTTGACCATCGTCCCCGCCTCGCCGCCCGAAGCCTTCGACAGGACCAAGGTCGTGGCACCGCCGGTCCCCGCCGATCCGGCCGACGAGGGCGACCTGGTCGCCGTCCCGCTGATCGACGTCGCCTGGGCTCGCTCGGGGGACAAGGGCGACGCCTTCAACGTCGGGGTCATCGCCCGCCGGCCGGAGCTGCTGTCCTGGATCCGCAAGGGCCTGACCGAGGCTGTGGTCCAGGCCTGGTTCGCTCATGAGTTCGAGGGCGCTGCCGATCCGAAGGTCCTCCGCTACGAACTGCCCGGCCTGGACGCCCTGAACTTCCACTGCATCCAGGCGCTGGGCGGCGGCCAGTTCTCCAGCCTGCGCCTCGATCCGCTGGCCAAGGGCAAGGCCCAGCAGTTGCTCGACATCGACATCCAGGTCCCGCGCCGCCTCGTCGCCTGA
- a CDS encoding acyl-CoA synthetase: MHPFHHAQNHPDRAAFIMAGTGETVTYRQLEDRSNQGAQLFRSLGLKVGDVIALFMDNSPRYFEIAWAAQRAGLYYTCISSKLTATEVEYIVRDCEAKVFITSATVGSVADEMPALIGDLKLYMVGGARAPFESFEAARDARPATRIADETAGSDMLYSSGTTGRPKGVKPPLTGAEIDAVNPLFMMTQGLFGFTPDSVYISPAPLYHAAPLRWCMSVHKLGGTVIVMEKFDPETMLALIEQYKVDCGQFVPTHFVRLLKLPAEIRNKYDVSSIKSAVHAAAPCPVPVKEQMIEWWGPVIHEYYAGTEGNGFCYIGSADWLTHKGSVGKAVLGELRICNEEGDALGPRQEGQVYFENGPPINYHNDPAKTAESYNKHGWTSLGDVGWMDEEGFLYLTDRKSFMIISGGVNIYPQEIENLLVTHPKVADVAVVGAPDEEFGEKVVAVIQPADWNAAGDALRDELLAYAKANLSHVKAPRVLDFMQELPRHPTGKLYKRLIRDAYWGKTDAKIV; this comes from the coding sequence ATGCATCCTTTCCATCACGCCCAGAACCACCCCGACCGCGCCGCCTTCATCATGGCCGGAACCGGCGAAACGGTGACCTATCGCCAGCTGGAGGACCGCTCGAACCAGGGGGCGCAGCTGTTCCGCTCGCTGGGCCTGAAGGTCGGCGACGTGATCGCCCTCTTCATGGACAACAGCCCGCGATACTTCGAGATCGCCTGGGCGGCGCAGCGGGCGGGCCTGTACTACACCTGCATCTCGTCGAAGCTGACCGCGACCGAAGTCGAGTACATCGTCCGCGACTGCGAGGCGAAGGTGTTCATCACCTCGGCCACCGTCGGCTCCGTCGCCGACGAGATGCCGGCCCTGATCGGCGACCTGAAGCTCTACATGGTCGGCGGCGCCCGCGCGCCGTTCGAGAGCTTCGAGGCCGCCCGCGACGCCCGGCCGGCGACGCGGATCGCCGACGAGACCGCCGGGTCGGACATGCTCTATTCGTCAGGCACCACCGGCCGTCCGAAGGGCGTGAAGCCGCCGCTGACCGGCGCCGAGATCGACGCGGTCAATCCGCTGTTCATGATGACCCAGGGCCTGTTCGGTTTCACGCCGGACAGCGTCTACATCTCGCCGGCGCCGCTCTATCACGCCGCGCCGCTCCGCTGGTGCATGAGCGTCCATAAGCTGGGCGGCACGGTGATCGTGATGGAGAAGTTCGATCCGGAGACGATGCTGGCCCTGATCGAGCAGTACAAGGTCGACTGCGGACAGTTCGTGCCAACCCATTTCGTGCGCCTGCTGAAGCTGCCGGCGGAGATCCGCAACAAGTACGACGTCTCGTCGATCAAGTCGGCGGTCCACGCCGCCGCCCCCTGCCCCGTCCCGGTGAAGGAGCAGATGATCGAATGGTGGGGCCCGGTGATCCACGAGTACTACGCCGGCACCGAGGGCAACGGCTTCTGCTACATCGGCTCGGCCGACTGGCTGACGCACAAGGGCTCGGTCGGCAAGGCCGTGCTGGGCGAGCTGCGCATCTGCAACGAGGAGGGCGACGCCCTCGGCCCGCGCCAGGAGGGGCAGGTCTATTTTGAGAACGGCCCGCCCATCAACTACCACAACGACCCGGCCAAGACGGCCGAGAGCTACAACAAGCACGGCTGGACCAGCCTGGGCGACGTGGGCTGGATGGACGAGGAGGGCTTCCTCTACCTGACCGACCGCAAGAGCTTCATGATCATCTCGGGCGGGGTGAACATCTATCCGCAGGAGATCGAGAACCTGCTGGTCACCCACCCCAAGGTCGCCGACGTGGCCGTGGTCGGCGCGCCGGACGAGGAGTTCGGCGAGAAGGTCGTGGCGGTCATCCAGCCGGCCGACTGGAACGCCGCCGGCGATGCGCTGCGCGACGAACTGCTGGCCTACGCCAAGGCCAACCTCAGCCATGTGAAGGCCCCGCGCGTGCTGGACTTCATGCAGGAACTGCCCCGGCACCCGACCGGCAAGCTCTACAAGCGCCTGATCCGCGACGCCTACTGGGGCAAGACCGACGCCAAGATCGTCTGA